The following are encoded in a window of Mycolicibacterium tusciae JS617 genomic DNA:
- the macS gene encoding MacS family sensor histidine kinase gives MPARSPDPATPLWRAAQVFRLLSCMYALGFQIAVNGELERPAIGWTLFAVLLAWSALCAFAYLEGFGRRASWVAAEIVVAVALILSTEFVASDQWAFDNQSWPTTLWATNATISAAILAGPITGMLAGVAVMIASTIVKGFINYDLGRNATIVIELAVGLAVGMAAQTARRAHAELEQAARLAASHQERERLSRQVHDGAIQVLALVSRRGREIGGDTAELAELAGEQERALRRLVSSADTETPAGEMTDVGALLRKRASDLVSVSVPADPVLLDTGTATELYAAAVNALDNVAAHAGADAHTYVLLEDLGESVTVSIRDDGVGIAEGRLDEAVGEGRVGVAKSIVGRMDWLGGSAKLSTAPGCGTEWELTVPRR, from the coding sequence ATGCCGGCACGTTCACCGGATCCGGCCACGCCGCTGTGGCGGGCGGCGCAGGTGTTCCGTCTGCTGAGTTGTATGTACGCCCTGGGTTTTCAGATCGCCGTAAACGGCGAACTCGAGCGCCCGGCGATCGGCTGGACGCTGTTCGCCGTGCTCCTCGCATGGAGCGCGTTGTGCGCTTTTGCATACCTGGAGGGGTTCGGCAGGCGCGCGTCGTGGGTGGCCGCGGAAATCGTCGTCGCCGTCGCACTGATCCTGTCCACCGAGTTCGTCGCCTCAGACCAGTGGGCGTTCGACAACCAGTCCTGGCCGACGACATTGTGGGCGACGAACGCCACGATCTCCGCGGCGATCCTGGCCGGGCCGATCACCGGGATGCTGGCCGGGGTGGCGGTGATGATCGCCAGCACCATCGTGAAGGGTTTCATCAACTACGACCTGGGTCGCAACGCGACGATCGTCATTGAACTCGCGGTCGGGCTCGCGGTCGGCATGGCCGCGCAGACCGCACGGCGCGCTCATGCCGAACTCGAACAGGCGGCCCGCCTGGCCGCGTCGCACCAGGAGCGGGAGCGACTGTCGCGCCAGGTTCACGACGGCGCCATTCAGGTGCTGGCGCTGGTGTCCCGTCGTGGTCGCGAAATCGGTGGGGATACCGCTGAATTGGCCGAGTTGGCGGGGGAGCAGGAACGTGCCCTGCGACGTCTTGTCAGCTCGGCCGATACCGAGACGCCTGCAGGGGAAATGACCGATGTCGGCGCCCTGCTACGGAAGCGTGCCTCGGACCTGGTGTCGGTGAGCGTGCCAGCCGACCCGGTACTGCTGGACACGGGCACGGCTACTGAGCTGTACGCCGCTGCCGTGAACGCACTGGACAATGTGGCCGCGCATGCCGGCGCCGATGCGCACACCTACGTGCTGCTCGAGGATTTGGGTGAGTCGGTCACGGTGAGCATCCGCGACGACGGCGTCGGAATTGCGGAGGGCCGGCTGGACGAAGCGGTCGGTGAGGGTCGAGTCGGTGTGGCTAAATCGATTGTCGGACGGATGGATTGGCTCGGTGGGAGCGCGAAGCTCAGCACCGCGCCGGGATGTGGGACGGAATGGGAGCTGACAGTACCCCGACGGTGA
- a CDS encoding cytochrome ubiquinol oxidase subunit I has protein sequence MDALDVSRWQFGTTTVYHFILVPLTIGLAPLIAAMQTAWVVTGNPAWYRLTRFFGKLFLINFALGVATGIVQEFQFGMNWSEYSRFVGDIFGAPLAFEGLIAFFFESTFIGLWIFGWTRLPRLVHLACIWVVAFAVNASAFFIIAANSFMQHPVGAKYNPQTGRAELVDFGALLTNNTAIWAFLHAVAGSLLTASVFVAAVSAWLMVRSHKRADETDEARSMYRPATIAGSLIALVAAGGLFITGDFQGKLMFVQQPMKMASAESLCDTATDPDFSILTVGSHNNCDSVTHLIEVPYVLPFLAESTFSGVTLQGVNDLQQEAEAKFGPGDYRPNLFVTYWAFRAMIGLLLVPVVFALAALWLTRRGRIPHQRWFSRLALITLPTPFLANSAGWIFTEMGRQPWVVVPNPTGDQLVRMTVQEGVSGHAAGMVVLSLTVFTLLYGALGVIWFWLIRRYVIEGPLEHDSEPVPPPSPDDEDVAPLSFAY, from the coding sequence ATGGACGCACTCGACGTGTCACGGTGGCAGTTCGGAACGACCACCGTCTATCACTTCATCCTCGTCCCTCTCACCATCGGGCTGGCTCCCCTCATCGCCGCCATGCAGACGGCATGGGTGGTCACCGGCAATCCGGCCTGGTACCGGCTCACCCGATTTTTCGGCAAGCTGTTTCTGATCAACTTCGCGCTGGGGGTCGCCACCGGCATCGTGCAGGAGTTCCAGTTCGGGATGAACTGGAGCGAGTACTCCCGCTTCGTCGGCGACATCTTCGGGGCGCCGCTGGCGTTCGAGGGCCTGATCGCGTTCTTCTTCGAATCGACGTTCATCGGCCTGTGGATCTTCGGCTGGACCCGCCTGCCGCGTCTCGTCCACCTCGCCTGCATCTGGGTCGTTGCCTTCGCGGTCAACGCCTCGGCGTTCTTCATCATCGCCGCGAACTCGTTCATGCAGCATCCCGTCGGCGCCAAGTACAACCCCCAGACCGGGCGCGCAGAACTTGTCGACTTCGGCGCACTGCTGACCAACAACACCGCGATCTGGGCGTTCCTGCACGCGGTGGCCGGATCGTTACTCACCGCAAGTGTCTTCGTCGCCGCGGTGAGTGCCTGGCTGATGGTCCGGTCTCACAAGCGCGCCGACGAGACCGACGAGGCACGCAGCATGTACCGGCCCGCGACGATCGCGGGCAGTCTGATCGCCCTGGTGGCCGCCGGGGGCTTGTTCATCACCGGCGACTTCCAGGGCAAGCTGATGTTCGTCCAGCAACCGATGAAGATGGCGTCGGCAGAGTCGTTGTGCGACACCGCAACCGATCCGGACTTCTCGATCCTGACCGTCGGCAGCCACAACAACTGTGACAGCGTCACACACCTCATCGAGGTGCCGTATGTCCTGCCGTTCCTGGCAGAGTCCACGTTCAGCGGTGTCACCCTGCAGGGTGTCAACGATCTGCAGCAGGAGGCCGAAGCGAAGTTCGGCCCCGGCGACTACCGGCCCAACCTGTTCGTCACCTACTGGGCGTTTCGGGCCATGATCGGGCTGTTGCTCGTGCCCGTCGTATTCGCACTGGCCGCACTGTGGCTGACACGTCGCGGCCGGATTCCACACCAGCGGTGGTTCAGTCGACTCGCCCTGATCACGCTTCCCACCCCGTTCCTGGCCAACTCGGCGGGCTGGATCTTCACCGAGATGGGTCGACAACCGTGGGTGGTGGTGCCCAACCCCACCGGTGACCAGTTGGTGCGAATGACCGTGCAGGAGGGCGTATCCGGTCACGCGGCCGGCATGGTGGTGCTCTCACTGACCGTCTTCACGCTGCTCTACGGCGCGCTCGGGGTGATCTGGTTCTGGTTGATACGCCGGTATGTGATCGAGGGCCCACTGGAGCATGACTCCGAACCCGTGCCGCCGCCCTCTCCGGACGACGAGGATGTCGCTCCCCTGTCGTTCGCGTACTAG
- the cydD gene encoding thiol reductant ABC exporter subunit CydD, protein MRRFLVSSTACGMLIAGATIASAVVLADIVARVLTDPAERSLDRLLVGLSILLLLWTFRTLVTWQQGRLAQRGASAVIADLSHSVLTATTSLSPRRLTERRDDAAILVTRGLDGLRLYFTAYLPALLVAVILTPATVAVIALYDWRSALIVSIALPLIPIFMILIGLTTSERSAAALRAMATLQSRLLDLVAGLPTLRALRRVGGSATKIAELGAAHRRSTMATLRIAFLSSLVLELLATLGVALVAVSVGLRLVYGEMTLTAGLTALLLAPEVFWPLRRVGAAFHAAQDGKVAADTAFRLVDALPRQRDGHREVTAAGATIDITAFDTAAEPGRVTVIAGPNGAGKTTLLQAVLGLDQPASGRIRIDGIDVADLDLPAWWAQVAWLAHRPAIIPGTVLQNLELFGPLDDIETACQMACFDQVLTDLPDGLATMLGSGGVGLSLGQRQRLGLARVLGSTAGVLLLDEPTAHLDAEAEHRVLQAITARATAGATVIVVGHRAPVLAIGDCVLQLGSLVDV, encoded by the coding sequence ATGCGCCGCTTCCTCGTGTCGTCGACCGCATGCGGCATGCTTATCGCCGGCGCCACGATCGCCTCCGCGGTGGTGCTCGCCGACATCGTGGCTCGGGTGCTCACCGATCCGGCCGAGCGCAGTCTGGACCGCCTGCTGGTAGGGCTGTCGATTCTGCTGCTGCTGTGGACATTCCGAACACTTGTCACCTGGCAGCAGGGCCGCCTCGCTCAGCGCGGGGCGAGCGCGGTGATCGCTGACCTCAGCCACTCGGTGCTGACGGCCACGACATCTCTGTCACCACGCCGACTCACCGAACGCCGCGACGACGCGGCCATCCTGGTCACGCGCGGCCTGGACGGCCTGCGGCTGTACTTCACCGCATACCTGCCCGCACTCCTCGTCGCCGTGATCCTGACCCCCGCGACTGTCGCCGTAATCGCCCTGTACGACTGGCGGTCCGCGCTGATCGTCTCGATCGCACTGCCGCTCATCCCGATCTTCATGATTCTGATCGGCCTCACCACCTCCGAGCGTTCGGCCGCAGCGCTACGCGCGATGGCCACGCTGCAGTCCCGGCTGCTGGACCTGGTCGCGGGCCTGCCTACGCTGCGTGCCCTTCGGCGTGTGGGTGGCTCGGCGACAAAGATCGCCGAACTCGGCGCCGCCCATCGCCGTTCCACGATGGCGACGTTGCGCATCGCGTTCCTGTCCTCCCTCGTGTTGGAACTGCTGGCCACCCTCGGCGTCGCGCTCGTCGCGGTGAGTGTGGGCCTGCGACTCGTCTATGGCGAAATGACGCTGACCGCAGGACTCACCGCGCTGCTCCTCGCGCCCGAGGTGTTTTGGCCACTGCGGCGCGTCGGCGCGGCATTCCACGCCGCGCAGGACGGAAAAGTCGCCGCCGACACCGCCTTCCGTCTGGTCGACGCCCTGCCCCGGCAACGCGACGGCCACCGCGAGGTCACGGCGGCGGGCGCGACCATCGACATCACCGCATTCGACACCGCCGCCGAACCGGGCCGGGTGACCGTGATCGCCGGGCCCAACGGCGCAGGCAAGACCACCCTGCTGCAGGCCGTTCTCGGCCTCGACCAACCCGCATCCGGCCGGATACGGATCGACGGCATCGACGTGGCCGATCTGGACCTGCCTGCATGGTGGGCACAGGTCGCCTGGCTGGCGCATCGTCCCGCCATCATTCCCGGCACGGTGCTGCAGAATCTCGAACTCTTCGGACCCCTCGACGATATCGAGACCGCCTGTCAGATGGCATGTTTCGACCAAGTGCTGACCGACCTACCCGATGGGCTGGCCACGATGCTGGGAAGCGGAGGCGTCGGTCTCTCGCTCGGTCAGCGACAGCGACTTGGATTGGCCAGGGTGCTCGGATCGACCGCTGGAGTACTGCTCCTCGACGAGCCGACCGCCCACCTCGACGCGGAAGCCGAACACCGGGTCCTGCAAGCCATCACCGCGCGCGCGACTGCCGGGGCGACGGTGATCGTTGTCGGCCACCGCGCGCCGGTACTCGCCATCGGCGATTGTGTTCTGCAATTGGGGAGCCTTGTTGATGTTTGA
- a CDS encoding amino acid ABC transporter ATP-binding protein, giving the protein MVKAESVCKSFGALNVLKGITLEIGKGEVLVMVGPSGSGKSTFLRCINHLEQVNAGRLYVDGDLIGYRERGGKLHQMSPRDAAKQRREIGMVFQHFNLFPHRTALENVIEAPIHVKGVKKSDAVARGEDLLRQVGLSEKAGAYPAQLSGGQQQRVAIARALAMSPKLMLFDEPTSALDPELVGEVLEVMKKLAAEGMTMVVVTHEMGFAREVANHLVFMDGGVVVESGPPREVLSNPQHERTKAFLSKVL; this is encoded by the coding sequence ATGGTCAAGGCAGAATCGGTCTGCAAAAGCTTCGGCGCCCTGAACGTCCTGAAGGGCATCACGCTCGAGATCGGCAAGGGCGAGGTGCTCGTCATGGTCGGTCCCTCCGGGTCGGGCAAGTCGACGTTTCTGCGGTGCATCAACCATCTCGAGCAGGTCAACGCCGGGCGGCTGTACGTCGACGGTGACCTGATCGGCTACCGGGAACGCGGTGGAAAGCTGCACCAGATGTCGCCGCGCGACGCCGCCAAACAGCGACGTGAAATCGGAATGGTGTTCCAGCACTTCAACCTTTTCCCGCATCGCACTGCGCTGGAAAATGTCATCGAGGCGCCGATCCACGTCAAGGGTGTCAAGAAGAGCGACGCCGTGGCGCGGGGGGAGGACCTGCTGAGGCAAGTAGGTCTGTCGGAGAAGGCCGGCGCATACCCGGCTCAACTCTCCGGCGGACAGCAGCAGCGTGTGGCGATTGCGCGTGCCTTGGCGATGAGCCCCAAGCTGATGTTGTTCGACGAGCCGACCTCGGCGCTGGATCCGGAACTGGTGGGTGAGGTTCTCGAGGTGATGAAAAAGCTTGCTGCCGAGGGCATGACGATGGTTGTGGTGACCCACGAAATGGGATTCGCCCGCGAAGTCGCCAACCATTTGGTGTTCATGGACGGCGGGGTGGTCGTGGAAAGCGGGCCTCCCCGGGAGGTGCTGAGTAACCCGCAACACGAACGGACGAAGGCGTTTCTGTCAAAGGTGCTGTAG
- a CDS encoding amino acid ABC transporter permease — translation MTDVDTSSPTGPAAIDAVPLRHPWRWVAAVVIIILVALFLYGAASNPAYRWSVFSEYVFNERVLTVGLLNTLQLTIYSMVLAIVLGVILAVMRLSSNPIFKAVSWVYLWIFRGTPIYVQLVFWGLIPTIYQNIRLGVPFGPTFLELNLQMLSIPFLLAILGLALNEAAYMAEIIRAGISSVPEGQLEASTALGMSWGMAMWRTVLPQAMRVIIPPTGNEVISMLKTTSLVTAVPFTLDLYGITSREIAARTFEPVPLLLVAAFWYLVVTSILMVGQYYLERYFARGASRKLTTKQLEALAKAQLGEAHL, via the coding sequence ATGACTGATGTCGACACGTCGTCACCCACCGGTCCGGCCGCTATCGATGCCGTTCCACTTCGCCATCCGTGGCGGTGGGTGGCGGCGGTCGTCATCATCATCCTGGTCGCGCTGTTCCTGTACGGCGCGGCCTCGAATCCCGCATACCGTTGGTCCGTCTTTTCCGAGTACGTCTTCAACGAGCGGGTGCTGACGGTCGGTCTGCTCAACACCCTGCAGTTGACCATCTACTCGATGGTGCTGGCGATCGTGCTCGGCGTCATCCTGGCGGTGATGCGGCTGTCATCGAATCCCATCTTCAAGGCGGTGTCGTGGGTGTACCTGTGGATCTTCCGCGGTACGCCGATCTACGTGCAGCTGGTCTTCTGGGGCCTGATCCCGACGATTTACCAGAACATCCGGCTCGGCGTTCCATTCGGGCCGACGTTCCTCGAGCTGAACCTGCAGATGCTGTCCATCCCGTTCCTGTTGGCCATTCTCGGTCTGGCCCTCAACGAGGCCGCGTACATGGCCGAGATCATCCGTGCCGGTATCAGTTCCGTTCCGGAGGGACAGCTCGAAGCATCGACCGCATTGGGCATGTCTTGGGGAATGGCGATGTGGCGCACGGTGTTACCCCAGGCCATGCGGGTGATCATCCCGCCGACCGGCAATGAGGTCATCAGCATGCTGAAGACCACATCGCTGGTGACAGCCGTGCCGTTCACCCTTGACCTGTACGGAATTACGTCGCGTGAGATCGCCGCGCGGACCTTCGAACCGGTGCCGCTGCTGCTCGTTGCCGCGTTCTGGTATCTAGTCGTCACCAGCATCCTCATGGTCGGGCAGTACTACCTGGAGAGGTATTTCGCGCGCGGTGCGTCGCGGAAGTTGACCACCAAGCAGCTCGAGGCGTTGGCCAAGGCGCAGCTGGGAGAGGCCCATCTATGA
- the cydB gene encoding cytochrome d ubiquinol oxidase subunit II, translated as MGLQELWFFIIAALFLGFVLLEGFDFGVGMLMAPFGMAGKASGADPEQRRRAALNTIGPVWDANEVWLITAGAAMFAAFPNWYATLFSALYLPLLAILVGMIARVVGIEWRGKIDDPRWRAWADIGIAAGSWLPAVLWGVAFAILLQGLPIDADGQAHLAISDVLNAYTILGGLATASLFAFYGAVFVALKTAGPVRDDAFRFARVLSLPAVVFAGGFGLWTQLAHGRTWTWLPLGIAVITLLTAVALMWTRRREGWAFAAMMAVIAAVVVLLFGSMYPNLLPSTLNPDWSVTIYNGSSTPYTLAIMSWASLTLLPLVLGYQAWTYWVFRRRISADGIPPSIGLARRRT; from the coding sequence ATGGGTCTACAAGAGCTGTGGTTCTTCATCATCGCCGCGCTGTTTCTCGGCTTCGTTCTCCTCGAGGGATTCGACTTCGGGGTCGGCATGCTGATGGCTCCGTTCGGCATGGCGGGCAAGGCTAGTGGCGCGGATCCCGAACAGCGCAGGCGCGCCGCGCTGAACACCATCGGCCCGGTGTGGGATGCCAACGAGGTCTGGCTGATCACCGCGGGCGCAGCCATGTTCGCCGCATTCCCCAACTGGTACGCCACGCTGTTCTCGGCGCTGTATCTGCCGCTGCTGGCCATCCTGGTCGGGATGATCGCGCGCGTCGTCGGCATCGAATGGCGCGGAAAGATCGACGATCCGCGGTGGCGCGCATGGGCCGACATCGGAATCGCCGCCGGTTCGTGGCTGCCCGCCGTCCTCTGGGGTGTGGCGTTCGCGATCCTGCTTCAGGGCCTGCCGATCGATGCCGACGGTCAGGCACACCTCGCGATCAGCGATGTCCTCAACGCCTACACGATTCTCGGCGGTCTGGCCACGGCCTCCCTGTTCGCGTTCTACGGGGCGGTGTTCGTGGCACTCAAGACCGCAGGGCCGGTGCGCGACGACGCATTTCGCTTCGCCCGCGTCTTGTCGTTGCCGGCCGTCGTGTTCGCCGGTGGATTCGGGCTGTGGACGCAACTGGCGCACGGCAGGACATGGACGTGGCTGCCGCTGGGGATCGCCGTGATCACCCTGTTGACGGCCGTGGCGTTGATGTGGACGCGCCGCCGCGAGGGCTGGGCGTTCGCGGCGATGATGGCGGTCATCGCCGCCGTCGTGGTGCTGTTGTTCGGATCGATGTATCCGAATCTGTTGCCCTCCACGCTCAATCCGGACTGGAGTGTGACGATCTACAACGGCTCGTCGACCCCGTACACGCTGGCGATCATGTCGTGGGCGTCGCTGACCCTGCTGCCGCTGGTGCTCGGATACCAGGCGTGGACGTATTGGGTGTTTCGCCGCAGGATCTCCGCCGACGGCATTCCGCCCTCGATCGGTTTGGCGCGGCGGCGCACGTGA
- a CDS encoding response regulator, with protein sequence MGADSTPTVMVVDDHPIWRDAVARDLAEDGFSVVATADGVAAARRRAAVVLPDVIVMDMRLSDGDGAQATAEVLTVSPSSRILVLSASDEREDVLEAVKAGATGYLVKSASKQELGDAVRATAEGRAVFTPGLAGLVLGEYRRIAQSGTTGPTGTPMPSLTERETEILRHVAKGLTAKQIATRLSLSHRTVENHVQATFRKLQVANRVELARYAIEHGLDE encoded by the coding sequence ATGGGAGCTGACAGTACCCCGACGGTGATGGTGGTCGACGACCATCCGATTTGGCGCGACGCGGTGGCTCGCGATCTCGCCGAGGACGGCTTCAGTGTCGTCGCGACGGCCGACGGCGTTGCCGCGGCGCGTCGTCGTGCCGCAGTGGTCCTACCGGATGTCATCGTGATGGACATGCGGCTCTCCGACGGTGACGGTGCGCAGGCGACCGCGGAGGTGCTGACGGTCTCGCCGTCCTCGCGAATCCTCGTGCTTTCGGCATCCGACGAGCGCGAAGACGTGTTGGAGGCGGTAAAGGCCGGCGCAACCGGCTATCTGGTGAAGAGTGCGTCGAAGCAGGAACTCGGTGACGCGGTGCGTGCCACCGCTGAGGGCCGCGCCGTCTTCACCCCCGGACTCGCAGGGCTGGTGCTCGGTGAGTACCGGCGCATCGCGCAGTCCGGGACGACTGGCCCGACCGGGACTCCGATGCCGAGCCTGACCGAGAGGGAGACCGAGATACTGCGTCACGTCGCAAAGGGCCTGACCGCCAAGCAGATCGCCACCCGGCTGTCGTTGAGCCACCGAACCGTGGAGAACCACGTCCAGGCCACGTTCCGCAAGCTTCAGGTCGCGAATCGGGTGGAATTGGCCCGCTACGCGATCGAACACGGCCTCGACGAGTAG
- a CDS encoding HdeD family acid-resistance protein — protein sequence MESPAPPSLLKHLWMSTLLSGVLAVILGVLAWTWPTVTIIVTAIFFGAYLLITGITQVVFAFSLHVSAGGRVLLFISGAAALILALLCFRSLQESILLLSIWIGIGFIFRGVATAVSAISDSTLPGRAWEIFIGLLSLVAGIFMLAWPLESLETLTRVVGIWLIVIGVFEVVSAFGIRKASKGLGGTAPAPATEAPVS from the coding sequence ATGGAAAGTCCTGCTCCTCCGAGCCTCTTGAAGCACCTGTGGATGTCCACCTTGCTGTCCGGAGTTCTGGCCGTCATCCTCGGCGTGCTGGCGTGGACGTGGCCGACCGTCACGATCATCGTGACGGCGATCTTTTTCGGCGCCTACCTTCTGATCACCGGGATCACGCAGGTGGTGTTCGCTTTCAGCCTGCACGTCTCGGCGGGCGGGCGGGTCCTGCTGTTCATCAGCGGCGCGGCCGCGCTGATCCTGGCGCTGCTGTGCTTCCGCAGTCTGCAGGAATCGATTCTGCTGCTGTCCATCTGGATCGGCATCGGCTTCATCTTCCGGGGGGTCGCCACAGCCGTCTCCGCCATCAGCGACAGCACACTGCCCGGGCGGGCGTGGGAGATCTTCATCGGGCTGCTCAGCCTGGTGGCCGGTATTTTCATGCTGGCCTGGCCGCTGGAGTCCCTCGAAACCCTGACCAGGGTCGTCGGTATCTGGCTCATCGTCATCGGAGTCTTCGAGGTCGTGTCGGCGTTCGGCATCCGCAAGGCCTCCAAAGGCCTCGGGGGTACGGCACCCGCACCCGCGACAGAAGCGCCGGTGAGCTAA
- a CDS encoding ABC transporter substrate-binding protein, protein MLRECQDRRGKLLRIAGVFAATGALLLSGCASGSNTSEETTGNTAAATDKVEEIANTVPEAIKESGKLIVGVNIPYAPNEFKDPSGKIVGFDVDLMNAIAGTLGLTAEYRESDFAKIIPSIQGGTYNVGMSSFTDTKEREESVDFVTYFSAGILWAQRPGSPIDPNNACGKKVAVQATTTEETEELPAKSKACVDAGKPPIEIVSFDGQDAATNAVVLGQVDAMSADSPVTAYAIKQSNGKLEAAGEVFEAAPYGWPVQKDSPLAQSLQKALEHLIESGKYEEIAKNWGVENGMIDKPVINGAIS, encoded by the coding sequence GTGCTACGTGAATGTCAAGACCGTCGAGGGAAACTCCTGCGCATCGCGGGAGTGTTTGCTGCGACAGGCGCGCTGCTCCTGTCGGGCTGCGCGAGCGGTAGCAACACGAGCGAAGAGACGACCGGTAACACGGCAGCGGCCACCGACAAGGTCGAGGAAATCGCGAACACCGTTCCGGAAGCGATCAAAGAGTCCGGCAAGCTGATCGTCGGCGTCAACATTCCCTACGCGCCGAACGAGTTCAAAGATCCCAGCGGCAAGATCGTCGGCTTCGACGTTGATCTGATGAACGCAATCGCAGGCACTCTGGGCCTGACGGCCGAGTATCGCGAGTCGGACTTCGCCAAGATCATCCCGTCGATTCAGGGCGGTACGTACAACGTTGGGATGTCGTCGTTCACCGACACCAAGGAACGCGAGGAGTCGGTTGACTTCGTGACGTACTTCAGCGCCGGCATCCTTTGGGCTCAGCGGCCAGGGTCGCCCATCGATCCAAACAACGCGTGCGGCAAGAAGGTTGCGGTGCAAGCCACCACGACCGAGGAGACCGAGGAGCTGCCCGCCAAGAGCAAGGCATGCGTCGACGCGGGCAAGCCGCCGATCGAGATCGTCTCATTCGACGGGCAGGACGCGGCGACCAACGCCGTGGTGCTCGGTCAGGTGGACGCCATGTCCGCCGATTCGCCCGTGACCGCCTATGCGATCAAGCAGAGCAACGGAAAGTTGGAGGCCGCCGGTGAGGTATTCGAAGCCGCGCCGTACGGCTGGCCGGTGCAGAAGGACTCGCCGCTGGCGCAGTCATTGCAGAAGGCGCTCGAGCATCTGATCGAGTCGGGCAAGTACGAGGAGATCGCGAAGAACTGGGGCGTCGAGAACGGGATGATCGACAAGCCAGTGATCAACGGCGCCATCAGCTGA
- a CDS encoding ATP-binding cassette domain-containing protein: MFELLRARLPRLLIAIGFGVLSLGSALGLAGVAAWLITRAWEMPPVLHLTVAVVAVRALGISRGVLGYCERLASHDTALRAAADVRERLYTRLAAGPVDAVMRRHTGELVSDIGTSVDELADVLVRAVVPISVAAILGSAATIAIAVISPAAALILALCLLISGVAAPALTARAAVAAEQLAAQHRSQRDTAAMIALEHAPELRVSGRLDELLADADRQQRDWGHAIDRAAAPAALASAAPVAAIGASVLGAVVCGVALAPTLAPTTLAILMLLPLSAFEATTALPGAGVQLARSRVAARRLHMLTNPGPDDMRRPAVPSVDLDQGARLAVTGPSGSGKTTLLMNLAGLLPEEIASDAAFFAEDAHLFSTTVRDNLLVARGDAADDELRDALDRVGLGDWLDALPDGLATILVGGNAAVSAGQRRRLLLARALISPAPTMLLDEPTEHLDAADGSRFLIELLTPGGFFPAARTVVVATHHLPIDFACPVVKLPACE; the protein is encoded by the coding sequence ATGTTTGAGTTGCTGCGCGCCCGCCTGCCCCGGCTGCTGATTGCCATCGGATTCGGGGTGCTGTCCCTTGGCAGTGCGCTTGGGTTGGCAGGAGTTGCGGCATGGCTGATCACCAGGGCGTGGGAGATGCCGCCCGTGCTGCACCTGACGGTGGCGGTGGTGGCGGTTCGCGCGCTCGGAATCTCGCGCGGGGTACTGGGCTACTGCGAAAGGCTGGCTTCCCACGACACCGCGCTACGGGCTGCCGCCGACGTCCGTGAGCGGCTGTACACCCGGCTCGCGGCCGGGCCGGTCGACGCTGTGATGCGACGACACACCGGTGAGCTGGTCAGTGACATCGGCACGTCGGTCGACGAGTTGGCCGACGTGCTCGTGCGCGCCGTGGTTCCGATTTCGGTCGCCGCCATCCTCGGCTCGGCCGCCACCATCGCCATCGCGGTCATCTCGCCCGCAGCCGCCCTGATACTTGCGTTGTGCCTGCTGATTTCCGGCGTGGCGGCGCCCGCGCTGACCGCCCGCGCCGCGGTAGCCGCTGAACAGCTTGCCGCACAGCATCGTTCGCAGCGTGACACCGCGGCGATGATCGCACTCGAACACGCGCCAGAACTGCGCGTCAGCGGCCGCCTCGACGAGCTGCTCGCCGATGCCGACCGACAGCAACGCGATTGGGGGCACGCCATCGACCGGGCAGCGGCACCCGCGGCACTGGCCTCGGCCGCACCGGTCGCGGCGATCGGCGCCAGTGTGCTGGGTGCCGTCGTGTGCGGGGTCGCATTGGCGCCGACGTTGGCACCGACCACGCTCGCGATACTGATGCTGTTGCCGCTGTCCGCTTTTGAAGCAACTACGGCGTTGCCGGGTGCCGGTGTGCAACTTGCGCGTTCTCGCGTGGCCGCCCGCCGCCTGCACATGCTGACGAACCCCGGCCCCGACGACATGCGACGACCCGCCGTCCCCTCGGTCGACCTCGACCAGGGAGCCAGACTCGCCGTCACCGGGCCCAGCGGCTCCGGCAAGACGACGCTGCTGATGAACCTCGCCGGTCTGCTGCCCGAGGAGATCGCTTCGGACGCGGCGTTCTTCGCCGAGGATGCGCACCTGTTCTCCACCACCGTTCGCGACAATCTTCTGGTGGCCCGCGGCGACGCGGCCGACGACGAGCTCCGCGACGCGCTGGACCGGGTCGGCCTCGGTGATTGGCTCGACGCGTTGCCCGACGGGCTGGCCACCATCCTCGTCGGCGGTAACGCCGCCGTGTCAGCCGGCCAGCGCAGAAGACTTCTGCTTGCCCGCGCGCTGATTTCGCCTGCTCCCACTATGCTGCTCGACGAACCGACCGAACATCTCGACGCCGCCGACGGCAGTCGATTTCTCATCGAGCTTCTGACGCCCGGCGGTTTCTTCCCGGCCGCGCGCACCGTCGTCGTCGCCACCCATCACCTGCCCATCGACTTTGCCTGTCCCGTCGTCAAGCTGCCTGCCTGCGAGTAA